A single window of Desulfovibrio sp. G11 DNA harbors:
- a CDS encoding 30S ribosomal protein S1, giving the protein MAGLETGHETEMNFESALENYLTSDFGDLEEGSITKGEIVRVDDDNVLVDVNFKSEGQIPTAEFRDAAGNIGVAVGDKVDVYVVRKNENDGTITLSFEKAKRMQVFDQLEDVQENNRVITGHIVRRIKGGYTVDIGGVEAFLPGSHVDLRPVPDMDALVNQEFEFRVLKINRRRSNVIVSRRVLLEEERDSKRQDLLRTLEEGQTVEGKAKNITEYGVFVDLGGLDGLLHITDMSWKRIRHPKEMITIGQELTLKVLSFDRDNNKVSLGLKQLVPDPWQDISARFPEGAKCSGKVTNLVDYGAFVELEPGVEGLVHISEMSWTRKLRHPSQMVHTGDEVEVVILGVDGEKKRISLGMKQVRPNPWELVAEKYPEGTILEGVIKNITEFGMFIGIEDGIDGLIHVSDISWTKKVRHPNEMYKVGDTVQAKVLTVDQENEKFTLGVKQLVDDPWGHVPSTYPVGCTVKGIVTNITDFGLFVEVEEGIEGLVHVSELSSKKVKTPAEIYKEGQEIQAKVIHVSAEERRLGLSIKQIQEVEDRRKPKEFHSGPQESGQSLGDLLKQKFEESENS; this is encoded by the coding sequence ATGGCAGGTTTGGAAACCGGGCACGAAACCGAAATGAATTTCGAGAGTGCCCTCGAAAACTACCTCACTTCCGATTTTGGCGACCTTGAAGAAGGCTCTATCACCAAGGGTGAGATCGTTCGTGTGGATGACGACAATGTGCTGGTGGACGTGAACTTCAAGTCCGAGGGGCAGATCCCCACGGCCGAATTTCGCGATGCCGCCGGAAACATCGGCGTTGCCGTGGGCGACAAGGTGGACGTGTACGTTGTTCGCAAGAACGAAAACGACGGAACCATCACCCTTTCTTTTGAAAAGGCCAAACGCATGCAGGTTTTCGACCAGCTCGAAGACGTGCAGGAAAACAACAGGGTCATCACGGGCCACATTGTGCGTCGCATCAAGGGCGGCTACACTGTGGATATCGGCGGAGTAGAGGCCTTTTTGCCCGGTTCCCATGTGGACCTGCGCCCCGTGCCGGACATGGACGCCCTGGTCAACCAGGAGTTCGAGTTCCGTGTGCTCAAAATCAACCGCCGCCGCAGCAACGTTATCGTTTCCCGCCGCGTGCTGCTTGAAGAAGAGCGCGATTCCAAGCGTCAGGATCTGCTGCGCACCCTTGAAGAGGGTCAGACCGTGGAAGGCAAGGCCAAAAACATCACCGAATACGGCGTGTTTGTTGACCTGGGCGGCCTTGACGGGCTTCTGCACATCACCGACATGAGCTGGAAGCGCATCCGCCATCCCAAGGAAATGATCACCATCGGTCAGGAACTGACCCTCAAGGTTCTTTCCTTTGACCGCGACAACAACAAGGTTTCCCTGGGGCTCAAGCAGCTTGTGCCCGATCCGTGGCAGGACATTTCCGCCCGCTTCCCCGAAGGGGCCAAATGCTCCGGCAAGGTCACCAACCTGGTTGACTACGGCGCCTTTGTGGAGCTGGAGCCTGGCGTTGAAGGCCTTGTGCATATCTCTGAAATGTCATGGACGCGCAAACTGCGCCATCCTTCCCAGATGGTTCACACCGGCGACGAAGTCGAAGTGGTCATCCTGGGCGTGGACGGGGAAAAGAAGCGCATCAGCCTCGGCATGAAGCAGGTTCGTCCCAATCCCTGGGAACTGGTTGCCGAAAAGTATCCTGAAGGCACCATTCTTGAGGGCGTTATCAAGAACATCACCGAATTCGGCATGTTCATCGGTATCGAAGACGGCATTGACGGCCTCATCCACGTGTCCGACATCTCCTGGACCAAGAAGGTGCGCCACCCCAACGAAATGTACAAGGTGGGCGATACCGTGCAGGCCAAGGTGCTGACCGTTGACCAGGAGAACGAAAAGTTCACCTTGGGCGTCAAGCAACTGGTGGACGATCCGTGGGGCCATGTGCCCAGCACCTACCCCGTGGGTTGCACCGTCAAGGGCATCGTGACCAATATCACCGACTTCGGCCTCTTTGTTGAAGTGGAAGAAGGCATTGAAGGGCTGGTGCACGTTTCCGAACTGTCCAGCAAAAAGGTCAAGACCCCGGCTGAAATCTACAAAGAAGGCCAGGAAATTCAGGCCAAGGTTATCCATGTCAGCGCTGAAGAGCGCCGCCTGGGTCTGTCTATCAAGCAGATTCAGGAAGTGGAAGACCGCCGTAAGCCCAAAGAATTCCATTCCGGGCCGCAGGAATCCGGCCAGAGCCTGGGCGATCTGCTCAAGCAGAAGTTTGAAGAAAGCGAAAACAGCTAA
- a CDS encoding AMP-binding protein: MEEKVRQRQAQFELREWTLGQILDHTVSRFPDREALVYADRDYRQTWREFGDMVDRFAKGLMAMGIQKGEKVAVWATNVPYWVALQFATAKIGAILITVNTNYREHELRYLLTHSECENIFLIDSVRDHDYLETLYRIAPELRVQARRSFVCNSLPHLKRVCFLGMEKHRGMYSVPEILSLSVMVDDEEYKARQDSLHPWDVINMQYTSGTTGFPRGVMLTHVGVGLNGYWIGRHQNFGPEDRVCLPVPLFHCFGCVLGVSACVNHGAAMVILESFNPLKVLAAVDSERCTALYGVPTMFLAELEHKLFHRFDMSSLRTGIMAGSVCPEPLMRRVIDDMNMKEITICYGLTEGSPVMTQSDSHDSLQLRCETVGCAMPGIEVRVADPETCEELPRGQVGEILCRGYNVMKGYYNMPEDTARAVSPDGWLHSGDLGVMDENGYLRITGRIKDMIIRGGENVYPREIEEYLMGMPGVLDVQVVAVPSFKYGEEVAAFIIPRPGVEIGPEDVRAFCRGKIAWFKIPKYVAVISGFPLTASGKIQKYKLREQAAQMWPEAMEPKQ, translated from the coding sequence ATGGAAGAAAAAGTTCGCCAGCGCCAGGCACAGTTTGAACTGCGCGAATGGACGCTGGGCCAGATTCTTGACCATACGGTAAGCCGGTTCCCCGACAGGGAAGCCCTTGTTTACGCCGACCGCGACTACCGTCAGACCTGGCGGGAATTTGGCGACATGGTGGACCGCTTCGCCAAGGGGCTGATGGCGATGGGCATCCAGAAAGGCGAAAAAGTGGCCGTATGGGCTACCAACGTGCCGTACTGGGTGGCCCTGCAATTTGCCACGGCCAAGATCGGGGCCATACTGATTACGGTAAATACCAATTACCGCGAGCATGAACTGCGCTACCTGCTTACCCATTCAGAATGCGAAAACATTTTTCTCATCGACAGTGTGCGCGACCATGACTATCTGGAAACCCTGTACCGCATCGCGCCCGAACTGCGCGTACAGGCCCGACGGTCCTTTGTGTGCAACAGCCTGCCGCACCTGAAGCGCGTATGCTTTCTGGGCATGGAAAAGCACCGGGGCATGTATTCCGTACCGGAAATACTCTCCCTGTCGGTCATGGTGGATGACGAAGAATACAAGGCACGGCAGGATTCACTGCATCCCTGGGATGTCATCAACATGCAGTATACCTCGGGCACCACGGGCTTTCCCCGCGGGGTCATGCTGACCCATGTGGGCGTAGGTCTCAACGGTTACTGGATAGGACGCCACCAGAACTTCGGCCCTGAAGACAGGGTCTGCCTGCCCGTGCCGCTCTTTCACTGCTTCGGTTGCGTGCTGGGGGTTTCGGCCTGCGTCAACCACGGGGCCGCCATGGTGATTCTTGAGTCCTTCAACCCGCTCAAGGTGCTGGCCGCGGTGGATTCCGAACGCTGCACGGCCCTGTACGGCGTACCCACAATGTTTCTGGCAGAACTGGAGCACAAGCTCTTTCACCGTTTTGACATGTCCAGTCTGCGCACGGGCATCATGGCCGGCTCTGTTTGCCCAGAACCGCTCATGCGCCGCGTCATTGACGACATGAACATGAAAGAGATCACCATCTGCTACGGGCTTACGGAAGGCTCGCCCGTCATGACCCAGTCCGACAGCCACGACAGCCTGCAACTGCGCTGCGAAACCGTGGGCTGCGCCATGCCCGGCATTGAGGTGCGCGTGGCCGATCCCGAAACATGCGAAGAACTGCCGCGCGGACAGGTGGGCGAAATTCTCTGCCGGGGCTATAATGTCATGAAAGGGTACTACAACATGCCCGAAGACACGGCCCGCGCCGTCAGCCCTGACGGCTGGCTGCACTCCGGGGACCTCGGCGTTATGGATGAAAACGGCTACCTGCGCATCACGGGGCGCATCAAGGATATGATTATCCGAGGCGGTGAAAACGTCTACCCGCGTGAAATAGAAGAATATCTCATGGGCATGCCCGGTGTGCTGGACGTGCAGGTGGTGGCTGTGCCAAGCTTCAAGTATGGCGAAGAGGTGGCGGCCTTCATTATTCCCCGCCCCGGCGTGGAAATCGGCCCGGAAGATGTGCGGGCTTTCTGCCGCGGCAAAATCGCCTGGTTCAAGATACCCAAGTATGTCGCTGTAATAAGTGGCTTTCCCCTTACTGCTAGCGGCAAGATACAAAAATACAAGCTGCGTGAGCAGGCTGCCCAGATGTGGCCTGAAGCTATGGAACCCAAACAGTAG
- a CDS encoding carbamoyltransferase HypF, which produces MPCESGRAGSVAENASGPADSPGLVRYSCRMSEKQMIRRAFVASGQVQGVGFRPFVYRLAHEGGLTGTVGNTSDGVRMEVQGMPEEVERFGMRLQKELPPLARLTALRHEDMAAVPGEAAFAIVASDGHAGHSVLVSPDVGICADCLSDMTDPENPRHNYAFTNCTNCGPRYTITRSIPYDRAVTSMSCFPLCPRCAAEYGDPADRRFHAQPIACPDCGPRLWFVDRAAAVAGRTGVEHFRADCGLAGAEADSGPDVDNADAHDRADAARQRRLPGAETAAREAIRRAGRVLLDGGILAFKGLGGFQLACDARNERALALLRERKNRPHKPLALMADCLETVRAFCDLSPEHEALLTSPEKPIVLCPLRTGKARGPYATNGVDGLNGPAGKADADTPGRPELPFLVAPDAGQVGVMLPNTPLHSVLFAWLQVHAPLPPVLVMTSANAGGEPICLGNREAIARLAGLADAWLLHDRDILVRVDDSVISLRPRADVVDESGPPHRAAPFFYRRARGYVPRPVFLADDGEKAGGRQPCASGRSDAACVFGAGAELKATICLTRGNEAFVGQHIGDLENPATLAFYEEVAAHMEKLLEVRPSALVCDLHPDFLSTRYAEARAARDSIPLWRLQHHAAHAASVLAENACFGPALALCLDGTGLGDDGTIWGGELLLMQLDTPEWQRVGCLSSFALPGGDAAVREPWRIAMALGRQAADAGHCLPEDIEAAAPWADGHAAAARAVEEMLVRQINCPATSSCGRLFDAVSARLGLCLCITYEGQAAIRLEDAALRAGGALGGAMTGRVEDLRRVAELIWPVGMALRDGLLTLDSAGLYARVVQAALGGMPAEDIAARFHLSLAAAFASMTGRAARKRGVGVAALSGGVMQNGIMARLLPFLLERQGLKVLCHHELPPGDGGLSLGQAVWGRRMLAAGTRMKAGA; this is translated from the coding sequence ATGCCGTGTGAATCGGGTCGTGCCGGGTCCGTTGCAGAAAACGCTTCCGGCCCTGCTGACAGCCCGGGCCTTGTGCGCTACTCTTGCCGCATGAGCGAGAAACAGATGATACGGCGCGCCTTTGTGGCTTCCGGCCAGGTTCAGGGAGTGGGTTTTCGCCCTTTTGTCTACAGGCTCGCCCACGAGGGCGGCCTTACGGGAACCGTGGGCAATACTTCGGACGGCGTACGTATGGAGGTACAGGGCATGCCGGAAGAAGTGGAGCGTTTTGGCATGCGCCTGCAAAAAGAGCTGCCGCCGCTGGCACGCCTGACCGCGCTGCGCCATGAAGATATGGCTGCTGTACCCGGCGAGGCGGCCTTTGCCATTGTGGCAAGCGACGGACATGCGGGGCACAGCGTGCTTGTCAGCCCGGATGTGGGCATTTGCGCGGATTGCCTGTCCGATATGACCGACCCCGAAAATCCCCGGCATAACTACGCGTTTACCAACTGCACCAATTGCGGCCCCCGCTATACCATCACCCGCTCCATTCCTTATGACAGGGCCGTCACGTCCATGAGCTGTTTTCCCCTTTGCCCGCGTTGCGCCGCCGAATACGGCGACCCCGCGGACAGGCGTTTTCATGCCCAGCCCATTGCTTGTCCCGACTGCGGACCGCGCCTGTGGTTTGTGGACAGGGCCGCGGCAGTGGCCGGGCGTACCGGCGTGGAACATTTCCGGGCGGATTGCGGCCTTGCCGGGGCGGAGGCTGATAGCGGGCCGGATGTGGATAACGCGGATGCTCATGACCGTGCGGATGCTGCCCGCCAGAGGCGCCTTCCCGGCGCGGAAACCGCCGCCCGCGAGGCGATTCGCCGTGCCGGGCGCGTGCTGCTTGACGGGGGCATTCTGGCCTTCAAGGGGCTGGGCGGTTTTCAGCTGGCCTGCGATGCCCGTAACGAGCGCGCCCTGGCCCTGCTGCGCGAGCGCAAGAACCGTCCGCACAAGCCGCTGGCCCTTATGGCGGACTGCCTTGAGACGGTACGCGCCTTTTGCGACCTCAGCCCGGAGCATGAGGCCCTTCTGACCAGTCCGGAAAAGCCCATTGTGCTTTGCCCGCTCCGCACGGGCAAGGCCCGTGGCCCGTATGCTACGAACGGTGTGGATGGCTTGAATGGCCCGGCTGGAAAGGCCGACGCGGATACGCCCGGCCGCCCGGAACTGCCGTTTCTGGTGGCGCCTGATGCGGGTCAGGTGGGCGTCATGCTGCCCAATACCCCTCTGCACAGTGTGCTTTTTGCCTGGTTGCAAGTGCATGCACCATTGCCACCCGTGCTGGTCATGACTTCGGCCAATGCCGGGGGCGAGCCGATCTGCCTCGGCAACCGCGAGGCCATTGCACGTCTTGCGGGTCTGGCCGATGCCTGGCTTTTGCACGACAGGGATATTCTGGTGCGCGTGGATGACAGCGTGATCAGCCTGCGCCCGCGTGCTGACGTTGTGGATGAAAGCGGGCCGCCACACAGGGCCGCCCCGTTTTTTTACCGCCGGGCGCGTGGCTATGTACCCCGCCCCGTTTTTCTGGCCGATGACGGCGAAAAGGCCGGCGGCCGGCAGCCCTGCGCGTCCGGGCGTAGTGACGCTGCCTGTGTTTTTGGCGCGGGGGCCGAACTCAAGGCCACCATTTGCCTGACGCGGGGCAACGAGGCCTTTGTGGGGCAGCATATCGGCGACCTGGAAAATCCCGCCACCCTGGCTTTTTACGAAGAAGTGGCGGCTCATATGGAAAAACTGCTGGAGGTGCGGCCCAGTGCGCTGGTCTGTGACCTGCATCCGGATTTTCTTTCCACCCGTTATGCCGAAGCGCGCGCCGCGCGCGACAGTATACCTCTGTGGCGCTTGCAGCATCATGCGGCTCATGCGGCCTCGGTGCTGGCCGAAAATGCCTGCTTCGGCCCGGCGCTGGCATTGTGCCTGGACGGCACGGGCCTTGGAGACGATGGAACCATATGGGGCGGCGAACTGCTGCTGATGCAGCTTGATACGCCCGAATGGCAACGTGTGGGCTGTCTGTCATCCTTTGCCCTGCCCGGTGGGGATGCGGCCGTGCGCGAGCCGTGGCGTATCGCCATGGCGCTCGGGCGGCAGGCGGCTGATGCCGGGCATTGCCTGCCGGAAGACATAGAGGCGGCAGCACCCTGGGCGGACGGGCATGCGGCAGCCGCGCGGGCGGTGGAAGAAATGCTGGTGCGGCAGATCAACTGCCCTGCAACTTCAAGCTGTGGAAGGCTTTTTGACGCCGTGTCCGCCCGGCTTGGTCTCTGCCTGTGCATTACCTATGAAGGGCAGGCGGCCATTCGTCTGGAAGATGCGGCCCTGCGTGCCGGAGGCGCTCTGGGCGGGGCCATGACGGGCCGTGTGGAAGACCTGCGCCGTGTGGCGGAACTGATCTGGCCCGTGGGCATGGCCTTGCGCGATGGCCTGCTCACGCTGGACAGCGCCGGGCTTTATGCGCGTGTGGTCCAGGCCGCGCTGGGCGGCATGCCTGCGGAAGATATTGCGGCGCGTTTTCATCTGAGCCTGGCGGCGGCCTTTGCCAGCATGACCGGTCGCGCCGCGCGTAAGCGCGGCGTGGGAGTGGCGGCTCTGAGCGGCGGGGTTATGCAGAACGGGATTATGGCCCGTCTTTTGCCCTTCCTGCTGGAGCGGCAGGGGTTGAAGGTTCTGTGCCATCATGAATTGCCGCCCGGAGATGGAGGGCTGTCTCTGGGGCAGGCCGTGTGGGGCAGACGGATGCTGGCGGCCGGTACCAGGATGAAAGCCGGAGCATAA
- a CDS encoding helix-turn-helix transcriptional regulator has translation MPKQSRKISPPRAAAQPRRTARSGRAYPQDTEKTACHKAEAQAIFANAKRMAAMMARTLGPFCEVAVHDFSDLEHSIIHIEGALTGRNVGAPATNMVTKAWRQGGDNVQDIIAYSAATPSGRTLKSSISFLRNSEEQVIGAVCMHFDLTDLERFQGVLHALLRFESAPGKEMSEAFPSCLGETSDAIIETAIRRAGKHPATMTREEKLHFVRIMDEEGAFLIKGMVQYLAKAMRVSIYTVYNYMRQIKEDTSREAASGQKKAD, from the coding sequence ATGCCCAAGCAAAGTCGCAAGATATCCCCGCCGCGCGCCGCCGCACAACCCCGCCGCACAGCCAGAAGCGGACGCGCCTACCCGCAGGATACGGAAAAAACCGCCTGCCACAAGGCCGAGGCACAAGCCATATTCGCCAATGCCAAACGCATGGCGGCAATGATGGCCCGCACTCTTGGCCCCTTTTGCGAGGTGGCAGTGCACGATTTTAGCGATCTTGAGCACTCCATCATCCACATTGAAGGCGCCCTTACCGGCCGTAACGTAGGCGCTCCGGCCACAAACATGGTCACCAAGGCCTGGCGGCAGGGCGGCGACAATGTGCAGGACATCATTGCCTATTCCGCCGCAACCCCCTCAGGACGGACACTCAAGTCCTCCATCAGCTTTTTGCGCAACAGTGAAGAACAGGTCATCGGGGCGGTCTGCATGCATTTTGACCTGACAGACCTGGAGCGCTTTCAGGGGGTTCTGCATGCCCTGCTGCGTTTTGAAAGCGCCCCCGGCAAGGAAATGAGCGAGGCCTTTCCCTCCTGCCTCGGCGAAACAAGCGATGCCATCATTGAAACGGCCATCCGCCGGGCGGGCAAACATCCTGCCACCATGACGCGTGAAGAAAAACTGCATTTTGTGCGCATTATGGATGAAGAAGGGGCTTTTCTCATCAAGGGTATGGTGCAGTACCTGGCAAAGGCCATGCGCGTGTCCATCTACACCGTGTACAATTACATGCGCCAGATCAAGGAAGACACCAGCCGCGAGGCGGCCTCAGGCCAGAAAAAGGCTGATTAG
- a CDS encoding sensor domain-containing diguanylate cyclase has protein sequence MSSLSLATLMTVLDTLPNAVFVKGADLRFTFINRAYEKMFGVSRKDVLGKTVLDLEYLPEEDRKMYQAEDREMVRRQEVNHHVHSYLFADGKEHTCLYWSGGFEDENGVRGLLGVIVDIAEQSHTIGALRSQLDSMITRVRQADESSLTDALTGLYTRKYLDMVLERYTRLEKKPFCCIMLDVDHFKQINDSFGHLVGDSVLKDVAQVIRRCVREMDTVCRYGGEEFVVLMPGSLLEQAEQAAERIRRAVSGMISGPDSRPVTVSLGCSEYEMDEDALQVLHRADKALYGAKRSGRNRVWVARRNPVAAVHAVPGCR, from the coding sequence ATGAGCAGCCTCAGTCTTGCCACATTGATGACCGTTCTGGACACGCTGCCCAATGCCGTCTTTGTCAAGGGCGCCGACCTGCGTTTTACGTTCATCAACAGGGCGTATGAAAAAATGTTCGGCGTGAGCAGAAAGGACGTTTTGGGAAAAACTGTTCTGGACCTGGAATACCTGCCGGAAGAAGACAGGAAAATGTACCAGGCTGAAGACAGGGAGATGGTCCGCCGGCAAGAGGTGAACCACCACGTGCACAGTTATCTGTTTGCAGACGGCAAGGAGCACACCTGTCTTTACTGGAGCGGCGGCTTTGAAGATGAAAACGGCGTGCGCGGCCTTTTGGGTGTCATTGTGGATATCGCGGAGCAAAGCCATACCATCGGCGCGCTGCGCAGCCAGCTTGATTCTATGATCACCAGGGTCAGGCAGGCTGACGAAAGCAGCCTGACAGATGCGCTCACCGGGCTGTATACCCGCAAATATCTGGACATGGTGCTGGAGCGGTACACCCGGCTGGAGAAAAAGCCTTTTTGCTGTATCATGCTGGATGTGGACCATTTCAAGCAGATCAACGACAGTTTCGGTCATCTTGTGGGCGACAGTGTGTTGAAAGACGTGGCGCAGGTTATCCGTCGCTGTGTGCGTGAAATGGATACGGTATGTCGCTATGGCGGCGAAGAGTTTGTGGTGCTGATGCCCGGCAGCCTTCTGGAACAGGCTGAACAGGCTGCGGAGCGGATTCGCAGGGCTGTTTCCGGCATGATAAGCGGGCCAGACAGCCGGCCTGTGACTGTCAGTCTCGGGTGCAGCGAATACGAAATGGATGAAGACGCCCTGCAGGTTCTGCACCGGGCAGACAAGGCCCTTTATGGCGCCAAGCGCTCCGGACGCAACCGGGTATGGGTGGCGCGACGTAATCCGGTTGCTGCCGTGCATGCCGTGCCAGGTTGCCGCTGA
- a CDS encoding sirohydrochlorin cobaltochelatase produces MPRILSHAGFRPLLFVLLLLASLCLHGTSHAADAPKEGVLLVAFGTSVPEGMPAFKAVDAEFKKAFPGSPVVWAYTSQIIRKKLAEQGQPVGGISDGMAQLAKDGVKVVRVQSLHVLGGEEFSALERAVLLDVSKHPGRFDAVFLGRPLLESRADAQELAAILLADTKKARGKNTALVLMGHGQSHGRADLAFEGVCAVFKAADKKVHMATVEGARTFEDLLKELKAAKVKQVVLAPLMLVAGDHARNDLAGDEEDSWASQLKKAGIKVDAHLKGLGEMPGTAAIFVRHAKESADDLTREPRKP; encoded by the coding sequence ATGCCGCGTATCCTTTCACATGCGGGGTTTCGCCCGCTGCTTTTCGTTCTGCTGCTGCTCGCGAGCCTGTGCCTGCACGGCACAAGCCATGCCGCCGATGCCCCCAAGGAAGGGGTGCTGCTGGTGGCCTTCGGCACCAGCGTTCCCGAGGGCATGCCCGCCTTCAAGGCCGTAGATGCTGAATTTAAAAAGGCTTTTCCCGGATCGCCCGTGGTGTGGGCCTATACATCACAGATCATTCGTAAAAAACTGGCCGAACAGGGCCAGCCCGTGGGCGGCATCAGCGATGGCATGGCCCAGCTTGCCAAAGACGGCGTAAAGGTTGTGCGCGTGCAGTCGCTGCATGTGCTTGGCGGCGAAGAATTTTCAGCCCTTGAACGCGCAGTTCTGCTTGACGTGAGCAAACATCCGGGCCGTTTCGACGCGGTTTTCCTGGGCCGCCCCCTGCTGGAATCCAGGGCCGATGCGCAGGAACTGGCTGCGATCCTGCTGGCTGACACCAAAAAAGCCCGCGGCAAAAATACTGCCCTTGTGCTTATGGGCCACGGCCAGAGCCACGGGCGCGCCGACCTTGCCTTTGAAGGCGTATGCGCCGTGTTCAAGGCTGCGGACAAAAAGGTCCACATGGCCACAGTAGAGGGCGCGCGCACCTTTGAAGACCTGCTCAAGGAACTCAAAGCCGCCAAGGTCAAGCAGGTGGTACTGGCCCCGCTGATGCTGGTTGCCGGAGACCACGCCCGCAACGACCTTGCCGGCGACGAGGAAGACTCGTGGGCCAGCCAGCTCAAAAAAGCGGGCATCAAGGTTGACGCCCACCTCAAAGGCCTGGGCGAGATGCCCGGCACGGCCGCCATTTTCGTGCGCCATGCCAAGGAAAGTGCCGACGACCTGACCAGGGAACCCAGAAAGCCGTAA
- a CDS encoding helix-turn-helix domain-containing protein, with amino-acid sequence MPAARTIGSRIRAFREEREVDLETLAQNTGLDQCYLQKLESDTIYPSIGPLQKVARALGVRLGTFLDDQFTRDPIMGCIHNSCEGEEALHTGRIPRPSYTYQPLGKGKNDRNMEPFHIRIFPDSGERKTSSHQGEEFILVLKGELLVVYGRENHVLKPGETIYYNSIVPHYVGAAGDEPVEILAVAYNP; translated from the coding sequence ATGCCCGCTGCCCGTACCATCGGTTCGCGTATCCGTGCCTTTCGCGAAGAGCGCGAGGTCGACCTCGAAACCCTGGCCCAGAATACCGGCCTGGACCAGTGCTACCTGCAAAAGCTTGAAAGCGACACCATCTATCCGAGCATCGGTCCCCTGCAAAAGGTGGCCCGCGCCCTTGGCGTGCGCCTGGGGACATTTCTGGACGACCAGTTCACCCGCGACCCCATCATGGGCTGCATCCACAATTCATGCGAAGGTGAAGAAGCCCTGCACACAGGCCGCATCCCGCGGCCGAGCTATACCTACCAGCCTCTGGGCAAGGGCAAGAACGACCGCAACATGGAGCCGTTCCACATCCGTATTTTCCCCGACAGCGGCGAACGCAAAACCAGTTCGCATCAGGGCGAAGAATTCATTCTGGTGCTCAAGGGGGAACTGCTGGTTGTTTACGGGCGTGAAAACCACGTGCTCAAGCCCGGCGAAACCATCTATTATAATTCCATCGTTCCTCATTATGTAGGCGCGGCGGGCGATGAGCCGGTGGAAATTCTGGCCGTGGCCTACAACCCCTAG
- the sppA gene encoding signal peptide peptidase SppA, translating to MSDKDFSYDEPLSMTGSPASAANGKVTNEHGPQAEPVRAQAPVAAPAGAPGATPCATACPLAQIPASVWKTLLRRPFRKRHPVLFWAAIVIVLGALGVVAGSAGKDGGLMGGDRIALVSVTGPIMNVEPTLEWLRTVARNPSVKGVLVRVDSPGGGAAASQEVYDALKNLAQKMPVAVSMGSMAASGGLMVSMAGQRVFANPSTVTGSIGVRMDVPQLQGLMDKVGVGQETLVVGQYKDAASYMRPMTAEQRAYFQGVLTNMYDQFVDIVAQGRGMPRDRALKLANGKVYTGQEALGLGLVDELGGRGQALAWLAQKTGVPAERKLLTRPREDGLLGRGLRVMLGAVLGPESDTLGGLASLAGLARGGSGHAGPQTPAFLYQF from the coding sequence GTGAGCGATAAAGACTTTTCCTATGACGAACCGCTGTCAATGACAGGCTCTCCGGCCTCTGCCGCCAACGGCAAGGTCACGAATGAGCATGGCCCGCAGGCGGAGCCTGTCCGGGCACAAGCCCCGGTCGCAGCCCCGGCGGGCGCACCGGGCGCAACCCCCTGCGCCACGGCCTGCCCGCTGGCGCAGATCCCCGCATCCGTGTGGAAAACACTGCTGCGCCGCCCCTTTCGCAAACGCCATCCCGTACTGTTCTGGGCCGCCATAGTGATTGTTCTGGGCGCTCTGGGCGTTGTGGCCGGAAGCGCGGGCAAGGACGGCGGCCTCATGGGCGGCGACCGTATTGCCCTGGTCAGTGTAACCGGCCCCATCATGAATGTGGAGCCTACCCTGGAATGGCTGCGCACGGTGGCCCGCAATCCGTCGGTCAAGGGCGTGCTTGTGCGGGTGGATTCGCCCGGCGGCGGAGCAGCTGCCTCGCAGGAAGTATATGACGCCCTGAAAAATCTGGCGCAAAAAATGCCCGTGGCCGTCAGCATGGGGTCCATGGCGGCCTCCGGCGGGCTGATGGTCAGCATGGCCGGTCAGCGGGTATTCGCCAATCCTTCCACGGTTACCGGCTCCATCGGCGTACGCATGGACGTGCCACAACTGCAGGGCCTTATGGACAAGGTCGGCGTGGGGCAGGAAACTCTTGTGGTCGGCCAGTACAAGGACGCCGCCTCCTACATGCGGCCCATGACGGCCGAGCAGCGCGCCTATTTTCAGGGTGTGCTTACCAACATGTATGACCAGTTTGTGGACATTGTGGCCCAGGGGCGCGGCATGCCCCGCGACCGCGCACTCAAGCTCGCCAACGGCAAAGTGTACACCGGGCAGGAGGCCCTGGGGCTGGGCCTTGTGGATGAACTGGGCGGACGCGGGCAGGCCCTCGCCTGGCTGGCCCAAAAGACCGGCGTGCCTGCCGAGCGCAAACTGCTGACGCGCCCGCGTGAAGACGGCCTGCTCGGGCGCGGGCTGCGGGTCATGCTTGGCGCTGTGCTCGGGCCTGAGTCCGATACTCTGGGCGGGCTGGCCTCTCTTGCGGGCCTTGCGCGGGGCGGCAGCGGCCATGCCGGCCCGCAAACTCCGGCTTTTCTGTACCAGTTTTAA